The Brassica oleracea var. oleracea cultivar TO1000 chromosome C6, BOL, whole genome shotgun sequence genome includes a region encoding these proteins:
- the LOC106299709 gene encoding fasciclin-like arabinogalactan protein 10 codes for MAASRVFCLLALTISLLSVIFTVSGHNITQILSESPEYSSFNSYLSQTKLNDEINSRTTITVLVLNNDAMSSLAGKHPLSVVKTALSLLVLLDYYDPLKLHKISQGTTLTTTLYQTTGRAAGNLGFVNVTDLKGGKVGFGSAAPGSKLDANYTKSVKQIPYNISVLEINAPIIAPGILTAPAPSNNMTELLEKAGCKTFASMLASSGVLKTYESTVEKGLTVFAPSDEAFRGVPDLTKLTQAEVVSLLEYHALAEYKPKGSLKINRNVISTLATNGAGKYDLTTSTSGDEVILHTGVGPSRVADTLVDETPLVVFKVDKVLLPIELLGKSPSPAPEPVSTPTPTPSAKSLSPTPTKSPSPPVAASPPAPPADESSEEAPSDSPTSSENIRAKNAAFHVNTHAYFTAMVTLAATSLFL; via the coding sequence ATGGCGGCATCACGAGTTTTCTGTCTCCTTGCATTGACTATATCTCTTCTCTCCGTCATTTTCACCGTCTCCGGCCATAACATCACCCAAATTCTCTCCGAATCGCCGGAATATTCCTCCTTCAACAGCTACCTTTCCCAAACAAAGCTCAACGACGAGATCAACAGCCGCACTACCATCACCGTCCTTGTCCTCAACAATGACGCCATGTCTTCCCTCGCCGGGAAACATCCACTCTCCGTCGTCAAAACTGCTCTCAGTCTCCTCGTCCTCCTCGATTACTACGATCCCTTGAAGCTCCACAAGATCTCTCAAGGCACCACACTCACCACCACGCTTTACCAAACAACCGGTCGAGCTGCCGGAAACCTAGGGTTCGTCAACGTCACGGATCTTAAAGGAGGCAAAGTCGGCTTTGGCTCCGCCGCTCCTGGTTCCAAACTTGATGCCAACTACACCAAATCCGTTAAACAAATACCTTACAACATATCCGTTCTTGAGATCAACGCTCCGATCATCGCTCCGGGAATCTTAACCGCACCAGCTCCCTCCAACAACATGACTGAACTTCTCGAGAAAGCTGGTTGTAAAACCTTTGCGAGTATGCTTGCCTCGAGCGGTGTGCTTAAAACCTACGAATCAACCGTTGAAAAAGGTTTGACGGTTTTTGCACCGTCCGATGAAGCTTTCAGAGGTGTACCAGATCTGACGAAGCTCACACAAGCCGAGGTGGTCTCGCTCCTAGAGTATCACGCCCTTGCGGAATACAAACCCAAAGGCTCATTGAAGATCAACAGAAATGTAATCTCCACGTTAGCCACTAACGGAGCCGGGAAATATGATTTAACGACGTCAACTTCCGGTGACGAGGTTATTCTTCACACTGGCGTTGGTCCGTCGAGAGTTGCTGACACATTGGTTGATGAGACACCCCTTGTAGTATTCAAGGTGGATAAAGTCCTCCTCCCCATAGAGCTCTTAGGAAAATCTCCATCTCCGGCGCCGGAACCAGTGAGCACACCGACACCAACTCCGTCGGCTAAGTCTCTGTCTCCGACTCCAACAAAGTCACCGTCACCACCGGTCGCAGCTTCTCCACCGGCACCTCCAGCTGATGAATCTTCTGAAGAAGCTCCGTCAGACTCGCCAACAAGTTCAGAGAACATCCGTGCAAAAAACGCAGCGTTTCACGTGAATACCCATGCGTACTTCACCGCAATGGTCACTCTTGCGGCCACATCCCTATTCCTATAG
- the LOC106298525 gene encoding methyltransferase-like protein 13 gives MQRDVSSCNTYNYGDAHYWDARYVQDALSFDWYQRYSSLRPFVRNFVPTSSRVLMVGCGNSLMSEDMVKDGYEDITNVDISSVAIEMMQTKYASLPQLKYMQMDVRDMSYFADDSFDTVIDKGTLDSLMCGNDAPLSASRMLGEVSRLIKPGGTYFLITYGDPKVRMPHLNPSAYNWKISLCIIPRPGFKKPGDCSSSSKSCLEAIPLTSEGMLPHDYVLEDPDSHFIYICRKTDEEVAQIPSYPLMEDVL, from the exons ATGCAGAGGGACGTGTCGAGCTGCAACACTTACAACTATGGAGACGCTCACTACTGGGACGCTCGTTACGTGCAAGACGCGCTTTCCTTCGACTGGTACCAACGATACTCTTCTCTCCGCCCTTTCGTTCGGAACTTCGTCCCTACTTCTTCACGAGTCCTCATGGTTGGCTGTGGCAATTCCC TTATGTCAGAGGATATGGTCAAGGACGGATACGAGGACATAACGAACGTTGACATATCTTCAGTGGCTATTGAGATGATGCAAACCAAATATGCTTCTCTTCCTCAGCTCAAAT ATATGCAAATGGATGTTAGAGATATGAGCTACTTTGCGGACGATTCCTTTGACACTGTCATTGATAAAG GAACCCTTGATTCATTGATG TGTGGGAATGATGCTCCTCTAAGTGCTTCGAGAATGTTGGGTGAAGTTAGCAG GCTGATTAAACCTGGAGGGACCTATTTTTTG ATAACGTATGGTGATCCCAAAGTGAGAATGCCTCATCTGAATCCTTCTGCTTACAACTGGAAGATCTCCTTATGCATCATAC CAAGACCAGGGTTTAAAAAGCCAGGAGACTGTAGCTCGTCATCGAAGTCGTGTCTGGAAGCTATACCATTGACAAGTGAAGGAATGTTGCCGCACGATTATGTTCTGGAGGATCCTGATTCCCACTTTATTTACATATGCAGAAAGACGGATGAAGAAGTAGCTCAAATACCCTCGTACCCATTAATGGAGGATGTTCTGTAG
- the LOC106300392 gene encoding synaptotagmin-4-like, whose amino-acid sequence MGLISGILFGIVFGVAIMAGWARMMTHRTSKRVAKAVDMKLLGSLSREDLIKICGDNFPQWISFPAFEQVKWLNKLLGKMWPFIAEAATMVIRDSVEPLLEDYRPPGITSLKFSKLTLGNVAPKIEGIRVQSFKEGQVTMDVDLRWGGDPNIVLGVTALVASIPIQLKDLQVFTVARVIFQLADEIPCISAVVVALLAEPKPRIDYTLKAVGGSLTAIPGLSDMIDDTVDTIVQDMLQWPHRIVVPIGGIPVDLSDLELKPQGKLIVTVVKATNLKNKELIGKSDPYATIHIRPVFKYKTKAIENNLSPVWDQTFELIAEDKETQSLTIEVFDKDVGQDERLGLVKLPLSSLEVGVTKEMELNLLSSLDTLKVKDKKDRGSITLKVHYHEFNKEEQMAALEEEKKIMEERKRLKEAGMIGSTMDAVGSGLGTGVGLVGTGIGAGVGLVGTGVTSGVGMVGSGFGAMGSGLSKAGRFMGRTITGQSSKRSGSSTPVNSETDGSKQQ is encoded by the exons ATGGGGTTGATATCTGGGATTCTGTTCGGGATTGTCTTCGGCGTAGCTATAATGGCTGGCTGGGCTCGTATGATGACTCACCGCACCTCCAAGCGTGTCGCCAAG GCAGTTGATATGAAACTTCTAGGCTCTCTTAGCAGAGAAGATTTGATCAAAATTTGCGGTGATAATTTTCCTCAGTGGATATCCTTTCCAGCCTTTGAACAG GTCAAATGGCTGAATAAACTACTAGGCAAGATGTGGCCATTTATTGCAGAG GCAGCAACTATGGTAATAAGAGATTCTGTAGAACCGCTGCTTGAAGATTACAGACCACCGGGAATTACTTCCCTGAAGTTCAGCAAGTTGACTCTGGGTAACGTAGCACCAAAGATTGAAG GTATTCGAGTTCAAAGTTTCAAGGAAGGTCAAGTCACAATGGATGTTGATCTTCGATGGGGTGGTGATCCAAATATCGTTTTAGGTGTTACAGCACTCGTTGCTTCCATACCCATTCAG TTGAAGGATCTTCAAGTTTTCACAGTTGCACGTGTTATCTTTCAACTTGCGGATGAGATTCCTTGTATATCTGCTGTTGTTGTAGCTCTACTTGCTGAG CCAAAACCGAGAATCGATTACACTCTGAAGGCTGTCGGTGGAAGCTTGACGGCAATTCCTGGACTATCTGATATGATCGAT GACACCGTCGATACTATTGTCCAAGACATGCTTCAGTGGCCTCATAGAATAGTGGTTCCCATCGGTGGTATTCCTGTTGATCTCAG TGATTTAGAACTTAAGCCACAGGGAAAGCTTATAGTGACAGTAGTGAAAGCAACCAACTTGAAGAATAAGGAATTGATTGGAAAATCAGACCCTTATGCAACCATCCACATCCGTCCTGTGTTCAAGTATAAAACAAAGGCAATCGAGAACAACCTGAGTCCTGTTTGGGACCAAACCTTTGAATTGATTGCAGAGGACAAAGAAACTCAGTCGCTCACTATAGAG GTATTTGATAAAGACGTAGGCCAAGACGAGCGTCTAGGACTTGTGAAACTTCCTTTAAGCAGTTTGGAGGTCGGGGTTACAAAGGAGATGGAGCTAAACCTGTTGTCTTCACTTGATACTCTGAAAGTAAAAGATAAGAAAGATAGAGGAAGTATAACCCTAAAGGTACATTATCATGAGTTCAACAAAGAGGAGCAAATGGCTGCGTTAGAAGAAGAGAAGAAAATAATGGAAGAGCGGAAGAGACTGAAGGAAGCAGGAATGATAGGTAGCACAATGGATGCAGTTGGAAGTGGGCTCGGTACTGGTGTAGGATTGGTTGGGACAGGGATTGGTGCAGGAGTAGGCCTGGTTGGGACCGGGGTGACCTCGGGCGTCGGGATGGTTGGTAGCGGTTTTGGAGCAATGGGTAGTGGATTGAGCAAAGCAGGGAGATTCATGGGTAGAACAATTACAGGTCAGTCTAGTAAGCGTAGTGGCTCATCCACACCTGTGAATAGCGAGACCGATGGTTCGAAACAGCAGTAA
- the LOC106300393 gene encoding peroxisomal membrane protein 11E → MTTLDLTRAELALIVLYLNKAEARDKICRAIQYGSKFVSGGQPGTAQIVDKNTSLARKVFRLFKFVNDFHGLISPVPKGTPLPLALLGKSKNALLSTFLFLDQIVWLGRSGIYKNKERTELLGRISLFCWLGSSVCTTAVEIGEIGRLSSSMKKMEKEFKGDEKHHDEVYRAKLQKSNDRTLALVKSSIDIVVAIGLLQLAPKTVTPRVTGALGFTTSLISCYQLLPARPKVKTP, encoded by the exons ATGACAACGTTAGATTTGACGAGAGCCGAGCTAGCGCTAATAGTTCTGTACTTGAACAAAGCTGAGGCTAGAGATAAGATATGCAGAGCTATACAGTATGGTTCGAAATTCGTGAGCGGTGGTCAGCCTGGTACTGCTCAAATTGTTGACAAAAACACCAGCTTGGCTAGAAAAGTGTTCCGTCTTTTCAAG TTTGTCAATGATTTCCACGGTCTTATTAGCCCTGTGCCTAAAGGGACTCCACTTCCTCTTGCCTTACTCGGGAAG TCCAAGAATGCTCTCTTGTCTACTTTCTTGTTTCTTGATCAAATCGTCTGGCTTGGTAGATCCGGCATATATAAG AACAAAGAACGAACTGAGTTACTTGGACGTATATCACTTTTCTGCTGGCTCGGATCATCTGTCTGTACGACAGCAGTCGAG ATTGGTGAGATAGGAAGGCTCTCTTCATCTATGAAGAAGATGGAAAAGGAATTCAAAGGTGATGAAAAGCATCAT GATGAGGTGTATCGTGCTAAGCTTCAGAAATCGAACGACAGAACTCTAGCTTTGGTTAAATCAAGCATAGACATTGTTGTAGCTATTGGTCTGCTTCAGTTAGCTCCAAAGACTGTTACTCCTCGTGTCACTGGCGCTCTCGGTTTTACCACTTCTCTTATCTCTTGCTATCAG CTGCTCCCTGCACGCCCCAAGGTCAAGACACCTTGA
- the LOC106298356 gene encoding protein-ribulosamine 3-kinase, chloroplastic gives MAAVVASLSLCYSSRPNLLLRSSSRPKHLTMAAMSEDPIREWILTEGKASQITKITSVGGGCINLATHYQTDAASFFVKTNRSIGPEMFEGEALGLEAMYETKTIRVPKPHKVGALPTGGSYIIMEFIDFGSRGSQAELGRKLAEMHKAGKSSKGFGFEVDNTIGSTPQINTWSSDWIEFYGEKRLGYQLKLLRDQYGDTAIYQKGYTLIQNMASLFENVVIEPCLLHGDLWSGNIAYDKNSEPVILDPACYYGHNEAEFGMSWCAGFGESFYNAYFKVMPKEEGFEKRRDLYLLYHYLNHYNLFGSGYRSSAMSIIDGYLRMLKA, from the exons ATGGCGGCTGTGGTGGCTTCTCTTAGTCTTTGCTACTCTTCTCGGCCAAATCTTCTTCTTCGCAGTTCCTCACGACCCAAACATCTTACAA TGGCTGCAATGAGTGAGGATCCAATTCGAGAATGGATTCTGACAGAAGGAAAAGCGAGTCAGATCACAAAGATCACTTCTGTTGGTGGTGGCTGCATCAATCTTGCTACCCACTATCAAACTGATGCTGCTTCTTTCTTCGTTAAAACAAACAG GAGTATTGGACCTGAGATGTTTGAAGGGGAGGCTCTTGGTCTTGAGGCTATGTATGAAACCAAAACCATCCGTGTCCCCAAGCCACACAAA GTTGGGGCATTGCCAACAGGTGGATCTTATATCATCATGGAGTTTATAGATTTTGGATCAAGAGGCAGCCAG GCTGAGCTAGGAAGGAAGCTAGCTGAGATGCATAAAGCTGGCAAGTCCTCAAAAGGGTTTGGTTTTGAGGTTGACAACACTATTGGCAG TACCCCACAGATAAACACTTGGTCATCAGACTGGATTGAGTTCTATGGCGAGAAGAGATTAGGTTACCAGCTAAAGTTACTTAGGGATCAATACGGTGACACTGCAATTTACCAGAAAG GTTATACACTGATACAGAACATGGCATCTCTCTTTGAGAATGTTGTCATAGAGCCTTGCTTGTTACATGGTGATCTCTGGAGCGGGAACATAGCATACGACAAGAACAGTGAACCTGTCATTCTTGATCCTGCCTGTTACT ATGGGCATAACGAGGCGGAGTTTGGGATGTCTTGGTGCGCAGGGTTTGGAGAATCTTTCTACAATGCCTATTTCAAG GTGATGCCAAAAGAAGAAGGATTTGAGAAGAGGAGGGATTTGTATTTGCTCTATCACTACTTGAATCATTATAACCTCTTTGGGTCGGGCTATCGATCGTCTGCAATGTCGATCATTGATGGTTATCTGCGGATGCTCAAAGCTTAG
- the LOC106298562 gene encoding 40S ribosomal protein S27-2, with translation MVLQNDIDLLNPPAELEKRKHKLKRLVQSPNSFFMDVKCQGCFNITTVFSHSQTVVVCGNCQTVLCQPTGGKARLTEGCSFRKK, from the exons ATG GTTCTACAAAACGATATCGATCTGCTTAACCCACCAGCAGAGCTTGAGAAGAGGAAGCACAAGCTCAAGCGTCTTGTTCAATCTCCCAACTCATTCTTCATG GATGTGAAGTGCCAAGGCTGCTTCAACAT CACTACTGTTTTCAGTCACTCGCAGACTGTTGTGGTGTGTGGAAACTGCCAGACAGTTCTTTGCCAGCCTACAGGAGGAAAGGCCAGGCTCACAGAAGGATGCTCTTTCAGGAAAAAGTGA